In Phorcysia thermohydrogeniphila, the DNA window TACGACGGCACAATAAAGTCCACCCTTGAGTTTTTTAGGAAAGTCAAGGAAACTTACGAAAAGGCAAACGGTCCTGTTGTAGCAGTGGTTAACGAGTTCTGCACCTTTGACAAGGAGAGGGTTAAACTCCCCGGTAAATTTGCCAAGGTTGACCAAGATAAATGTACCGGCTGTGGTCACTGCATAAGGGAGTTTGGATGTCCCGCCTTTAGGTGGAACGAGGAAGGAAAGGTGGAGGTTGACCCGTACTTCTGCGTAGGTTGTGGTGTTTGCCTTTCAGACCTCTGTCCATTTGACGCTTTCGTGGAGGATAAGAGATGAGATACCAAATTGTTCTAACAGGAGTTGGCGGACAGGGAACAATTTTCTTAGTAAAACTCCTTGCCCAGTGTGCTCTAAATAAGGGGATTGATTTTATAGGGACGGAAACTCACGGTATGGCTCAAAAAGGTGGAACGGTTATCTCTTACCTGAAGATAGGGAACTTTAGAGCTCCACTTGTAGGGGAGGGGCAGGCCGATTTACTCTTAGGTCTATATCCGACTGAGACCCTAAGGTTTCTTAGCTACCTTAAACCTAACGGTTACATCGTTACAAACATAGAAGACGCTTTCCCTAAGATAGAAGGCTTTAAACTTTTTACCGTTAATGCTTCAGAGCTGGCGGTAAAGGGGGAAATAAACCCAAAATCCTTAAACGTCTTTATTCTTGGTTATGCCTTAAAAGTTGTTGAGGGCTTTCCTTTCTCAAAAGAGGAGCTTGAAAAAGCAATCGTTGAACTGAATCCGAAGTTCGCAGATGCCAACATAGATGCTTTAAATAAGGGGTATAGTGTAGCTTCAAGACTTTGACTTTGTAAGGTTGACTGCTAATAACTGAATACTGAGGATTTCCGGAATTTAGGGATGGGGTGGAGGGTAGTCTACTTGGACGGGGAAGAAGGGAGAGAGTTTAGAGAGTGTAAAGTTTGTCGTAAGTTAAAGAGAAATGTAATAGAGCCTGTTGCTGTTTTTCTAAAGGATGGCCAGAATTTGGAAGATTTGACAGAAGAAGAACTGAGGAAGTTTGATACCTGCATTTTCCATTGTGAGAAAGAGAATGAGGTGTGGATGGAAAATGTAGAGGAGTATAAAGAATGGAAGAAAAAAAGAGATGAAACATTAAGGAAGGGTAAAGATTTTAAGGAAAAAATAGAAATAAAATGGAATGAAAATTTAGTTGATGAGTTCTGGAGGAGGGTAAGGGCGTATAGGTTTGCTGTTGATTTTGTATGGGAGAGCTTGTTGGGATGTGAAGGGGTAGAGTTTACTGTGGAAGATTTGGAAAAGGAAAGGAAGTTGGTTCGCTTTAATTTGAATAATCTTCTCAAGAGTCATGGTTTATGTTCCTATGATTATGATTTTAGATATTTTATATTTCCTAAGTTCTATATTCCTGAAGTTTCTAAGGACTTGAAAATAAGTAGGGAAAAACCTCATTTATATTTTTCAAGGCGTTCCTTTAATTTTTGGTATGAAGGAGAACCTTTGCTATTTAGTAAGAGCTCAAAGTTTTTTGGTGCAATTTTTCTGGATAAGGCTGAATTTAAGAGAGTAAATTTCCAAGAAGAAGCTGTTTTTGAGAAGATTGTTTTTCAAAATGAGGTTGACTTCTCTAGGAGTGTTTTTAAGGATTTAACTGAATTTATTGAGATAGTTTTTAAGGGTAAAGCTCTTTTTATTAGGACATTATTTAATAGTGAAGTTGAATTTAGAGATATAAAATTTCAAGATGTTGTTAGCTTTTGGGATGTAACTTTTGAACGTGGTGTCGTTTTTTGGAGATTGAGTTTAACGGAGGCATATGTAAAGGCTGAGGGCTTAGCATTGATGTTTGATGACATTCGTCTGTCAAAGGATAGCTATGTGGAGATAAGGGATTCGCGGATAGCCAAGTTAGTGTTGAAGAATGTGAATAACTCAAGCGATAACTTTTGTTTTTTTAACATAAAGTTAGTGAAGACAGATAGAGAAAATTGTGAACAAGGAGAATTAATAGAACCAAGTATAGAAATAGAGAATTCAAGATTAAAGGGTATGGAACTTATAAACTGTAACTTTTCTGAGGCGAAACAAATAAAGATAGAAGACAGTTCTTTAACAAAGGTGGAGTTTATAAATGTTAACTGGGGAAAAATTTCTGAGAAAAGAATATGTCGTGAATTGTTTGAAAAATCACCTGAAAAGGCAAGGGACGTTTATAGGCAGTTGAAGCTGGCGCTAGATAATCAGAAAGACTATATAAACGCTAATGAGTTTTATTCTCTTGAAATGAAAGCCTATGAAAGAGCTCTACGAAAGAAATTGTTGCCTTTACAGAAGAAGCTTGTTTTTTCAATTCATAAGTTTGCCTCTGACTTTGGCCAGAGCTGGTTAAAACCTCTGCTTCTGATAATACTGCTGACCACTGGAGAAATGGGAGCTAAACTTGCTCCTAGTTCCTTTTTCAGTGAATTTCTTTACTTCTTAAAGTCATACATTTTCATTGCTTTGTTTTTATCACCTTTGTTAGTGATATCCGAAGAATGGAGAAATTTTTCTACTTTAGAATGGAAAAAACTTTCTACTTTCAAAGAGCTGTTTTCAATGCTTTTAACTTGGCTCTTATATATCTGCTTATGGGAGATAAGTATAATCTTTGCTTTATCAGGCTTTATAGTTTTCAACAAGTTTTTACCTTGTTTTTCTTTTAATCCAGAAAGTTGGCAACTTTCCCTCAAAGTGTTTTTAGAGGAGTTTGCACAGACGCTAAACATCTTCAACTTTTTCAAAAGCAGTCAAGTGCCAAGCGAAAAATTCTTACACACTCTCTACTCTATAGCAGTTACTTTTCTTACTTACCAGATGATTGTTGCAATCAGAAGGCAGGTTAGAAGGTAGACAAAATAAAAAAGGTGGGCAGGAAGCCCACCTTCTACTTGCTTAGGGTAACGATTATCTGGAGCATGATTCCAACGAAGAGCGTTAGGGCAAGAACGGGAAGGATGAGGGTTTTAAGGAGCTGGCTTTCGTCTTTTCCTTTAAGTCCAACAAGGGCAGCGGCGTTTGTAATCTTTGAGGGGGTTATGGCGCTGGCGATTCCGCCTGCTACGGCGTGAGCTCCGTAAACGGCCATGAAGGCAGAAGCTCCAATTGTTGAGGCTACTGCACCGTACTGAATCTTGGCAAAGAGAACGTTAGAAGCAGTCTCACTTCCGCCGACAAACGCTCCAAGGAGTCCCAAGAAGGGAGCAATTAGGGGGTATAGGCTTCCGAAAAGGTTTGCGAGAGTCTTTCCTATAATGATGTCCATATTCATTGAAGCAAAGTTTGCTCCGGGCGTTAGCTTTCCATTAACGATTTCCATCCCAGACCAAGCCATTATAAAGGCAACTGCGAAGAAGAGGGAGTAAGCTATAAATGGTCCCCAGACCCTTTTTACCCACGTGTTAAACGCCCTTTTAAGCTCTTCACCTGTAGGTTTCAGTATTGGGAGAGAGACAACTACCGCCACGAGAATCCAGAAGTAAACGTGGGCAAAGATGTTTAGGTCTATTTTCTTTCCACCGACTATGTGAATAACCTCTGCATTGCCGGGAAGCCCTGCCAAAAACTTCTTAACAGGTGGATAGTTCGTTATGAGTGAGAAGATAAACAGGAGAATCCACGGAGAAGCTGCTCTTAGAAAGCTACCGTCTAACTTTACCTTTTCTTCGCCGTTCTTCTTGTACATGAAGTAGGAGACGAGCATCGTCGTAAAGCCTGCGAGGATACCGATTACTTCAACGGGAACAATTTTTGTAAACGAGAGAAGTAAGGCAGTTATGGATAGGACGAGCCCTGCAACGGTTGCTCCGAGCCAGTGTTTCCTTATTGCTTCCCACTTCCCAACGAAGTAGAGCATCATAAAGGCAAAGCCTACGGAAACGACCGGCAGGAAGATGGTTATGTTCTGCGTAAAGGACCAGATAAACTGGTCTGCGTTCTCAACTCCGGGAGGTCTGATGCCGAAAGGTCCCCACGCTACCCGTGCAGGGAGCGTAATAGGAATGGATAACAGCGCAAAGGAGGTAAGGGGGTCGTAACAGAGGATAGAGATAGCTACCGCTGCAAGTGGCGTAAATCCAAGGGCAACAAATACAGGCGGGAAAAGGGCAGGCGTTACAACTCCGAGGGAGGTTGCCAGAGAACCAAATCCCATTCCGATGAAAAGGGTCTGTTGGATTTTGTCTTTTGTGATGGAGCGAACGGTTTTGACGATTTCTTGGAGAGCTCCGGCCTCTTTCATTATGAATATCATCAGCATCGTAAAGGCAACGGCGAACGTAATCGCAAAGGCCTTAACTATCCCGTAAACGCTTGCGCCGATTACGACGCTTAAGGGAGTCTTAAAGTAGAGCCACGCTGTAATGGCGGCGAAAATCCAGCCCACTACCGACATAAAGACTCCTGAGCGGGAGAAGAGGAGCATTCCAACAAGGACAACAAGTATCGGCAGGATTGCCATTAAAAAGTCCATCCCTATCCCCCCTACTCGTAGAATTTGGCGGCCTCTATTAGCTTGTGCCCGCTTTCCTCAAGGAGCTTTAGGGCTTTTGAAAAGTCCTCGTTCTTTACCTTGAAGAAGAGAATTGCCGTGTGTGATGCACCTGCATAGGCGTAGGTGTACTCAACGTCTATGCCGTTCTCGGCGAGGATTTTAATAACACTGTAAAAGCCTCCCGGCTTATCCTCTACTTCAACTGCAAAGACATCTGTTTCGTTTGCAGCAAATCCTTTGGAGATTAGGACGGCCTTGGCCTTTTCTGGATTGTTTACTACGAGCCTTAAAATTCCGAACTCGGAAGAATCTGCGAGAAAGAGAGCTCTTATGTTTATTCCAGCTTCGGCAAGCACCTTTGCTACATCTGCAAGCCTTCCCCTCCTGTTTTCTAAGAAAACAGATAGTTGTTTCACTGCGTATTTAGTCATTTTTCTCCCCCCTAAGAGCTTAGTTCTCTCCTGTCAACGATTCTTTTCGCTTTGCCCATACTCCTTTCAAGGGTCTTTGGTTCAACCAGCTTCACTTTAGCGTTTATGTAGAGGTGGTTAAGAAGCTCCTCCTCCAGCTTCTTCTGGAGTCTCTCTAAGGTGCCTACTCCGTCGGTGAGCATTTTCTCGTCAACCTCAACCCATACCTCCAGCTTGTCAAGGACGCCCTTCTTATCAACGACAATCACGTAGTTTGGAGTAACGCCTTCAACCTTCGTAATGACGTGCTCAACTTGGGACGGAAAGACGTTAACGCCGTTAACAATTAACATGTCATCCGCCCTTCCCTTGATGCTCTCAATCCATACTATTGTCCTTCCGCACTTGCACGGCTCTCTGTGAATTACTGTGATGTCTTTCGTTCTGTAGCGAATCATGGGGAGTGCCTGTTTGGTGAGCGTCGTAATAACGAGCTCTCCCTCTTCACCGTCGGGTAGGACTTCTCCCGTTTCTGGGTCTATAACCTCTGGAATGAAGTGGTCCTCAAAGACGTGGAGAGAGCCGTACTCACAGCTTGCTGCAACGCCGGGACCGATAATCTCAGAGAGTCCGTAGGCCTCAACGTACTGGAT includes these proteins:
- a CDS encoding pentapeptide repeat-containing protein, yielding MDGEEGREFRECKVCRKLKRNVIEPVAVFLKDGQNLEDLTEEELRKFDTCIFHCEKENEVWMENVEEYKEWKKKRDETLRKGKDFKEKIEIKWNENLVDEFWRRVRAYRFAVDFVWESLLGCEGVEFTVEDLEKERKLVRFNLNNLLKSHGLCSYDYDFRYFIFPKFYIPEVSKDLKISREKPHLYFSRRSFNFWYEGEPLLFSKSSKFFGAIFLDKAEFKRVNFQEEAVFEKIVFQNEVDFSRSVFKDLTEFIEIVFKGKALFIRTLFNSEVEFRDIKFQDVVSFWDVTFERGVVFWRLSLTEAYVKAEGLALMFDDIRLSKDSYVEIRDSRIAKLVLKNVNNSSDNFCFFNIKLVKTDRENCEQGELIEPSIEIENSRLKGMELINCNFSEAKQIKIEDSSLTKVEFINVNWGKISEKRICRELFEKSPEKARDVYRQLKLALDNQKDYINANEFYSLEMKAYERALRKKLLPLQKKLVFSIHKFASDFGQSWLKPLLLIILLTTGEMGAKLAPSSFFSEFLYFLKSYIFIALFLSPLLVISEEWRNFSTLEWKKLSTFKELFSMLLTWLLYICLWEISIIFALSGFIVFNKFLPCFSFNPESWQLSLKVFLEEFAQTLNIFNFFKSSQVPSEKFLHTLYSIAVTFLTYQMIVAIRRQVRR
- a CDS encoding ACT domain-containing protein translates to MTKYAVKQLSVFLENRRGRLADVAKVLAEAGINIRALFLADSSEFGILRLVVNNPEKAKAVLISKGFAANETDVFAVEVEDKPGGFYSVIKILAENGIDVEYTYAYAGASHTAILFFKVKNEDFSKALKLLEESGHKLIEAAKFYE
- a CDS encoding L-lactate permease, whose protein sequence is MDFLMAILPILVVLVGMLLFSRSGVFMSVVGWIFAAITAWLYFKTPLSVVIGASVYGIVKAFAITFAVAFTMLMIFIMKEAGALQEIVKTVRSITKDKIQQTLFIGMGFGSLATSLGVVTPALFPPVFVALGFTPLAAVAISILCYDPLTSFALLSIPITLPARVAWGPFGIRPPGVENADQFIWSFTQNITIFLPVVSVGFAFMMLYFVGKWEAIRKHWLGATVAGLVLSITALLLSFTKIVPVEVIGILAGFTTMLVSYFMYKKNGEEKVKLDGSFLRAASPWILLFIFSLITNYPPVKKFLAGLPGNAEVIHIVGGKKIDLNIFAHVYFWILVAVVVSLPILKPTGEELKRAFNTWVKRVWGPFIAYSLFFAVAFIMAWSGMEIVNGKLTPGANFASMNMDIIIGKTLANLFGSLYPLIAPFLGLLGAFVGGSETASNVLFAKIQYGAVASTIGASAFMAVYGAHAVAGGIASAITPSKITNAAALVGLKGKDESQLLKTLILPVLALTLFVGIMLQIIVTLSK
- a CDS encoding 2-oxoacid:acceptor oxidoreductase family protein, which encodes MRYQIVLTGVGGQGTIFLVKLLAQCALNKGIDFIGTETHGMAQKGGTVISYLKIGNFRAPLVGEGQADLLLGLYPTETLRFLSYLKPNGYIVTNIEDAFPKIEGFKLFTVNASELAVKGEINPKSLNVFILGYALKVVEGFPFSKEELEKAIVELNPKFADANIDALNKGYSVASRL